Proteins encoded together in one uncultured Desulfosarcina sp. window:
- a CDS encoding ARMT1-like domain-containing protein: MKVYYDCYPCFLRQSIEAARHAGATDPQVKAVLQSVLQTIMGLNERATPPEIAGVIHRTVRETLKIEDPYEKEKEKSTQEALAIYPDLKKLAGDGSDMGTLLRIAIAGNIIDAGVGGRHGDLWDTVERVLAQPFAIDDSETLIREMGRYERILYLADNAGETVFDRVFIETIDNAVTYVVKGHPVLNDATAKDALAAGLDRCAAIVDNGSDAPGTVLDSCSQEFKRIFESSDLILAKGQANYESLSQAGEKVFCLLQVKCPVIAKDIGAPVGSIVVRRSLPLA, from the coding sequence GTGAAAGTCTATTACGATTGCTATCCCTGTTTCCTGCGACAGTCCATCGAAGCGGCCAGGCATGCCGGCGCCACCGATCCGCAAGTCAAGGCCGTGCTTCAATCGGTTCTGCAAACGATCATGGGGCTGAACGAGCGGGCTACCCCGCCGGAAATCGCCGGCGTGATCCATCGTACGGTGAGAGAGACCCTGAAGATCGAAGATCCCTACGAAAAAGAAAAAGAGAAGAGCACGCAGGAAGCGTTGGCCATTTATCCCGACTTAAAGAAGCTGGCCGGCGACGGCAGCGATATGGGCACGCTCCTGCGCATCGCCATCGCGGGGAATATCATCGATGCCGGCGTTGGCGGCCGGCATGGGGATTTATGGGACACCGTGGAGCGGGTTCTGGCGCAGCCCTTTGCCATCGATGACAGCGAGACGTTGATCCGCGAGATGGGCCGGTACGAGCGCATTTTATACCTGGCCGACAATGCCGGCGAAACGGTGTTCGACCGGGTGTTCATCGAAACGATCGACAATGCCGTCACCTATGTCGTAAAGGGACACCCCGTGTTGAACGACGCCACCGCAAAGGACGCGCTGGCGGCGGGCCTGGATCGGTGTGCGGCCATCGTGGACAATGGCTCCGATGCACCCGGGACGGTGCTGGATAGCTGTTCGCAGGAATTCAAAAGGATATTCGAATCATCGGACCTGATCCTTGCCAAGGGGCAGGCCAACTACGAGTCCCTCAGTCAGGCCGGCGAGAAGGTCTTCTGCCTGCTTCAGGTCAAGTGCCCGGTGATTGCCAAAGACATCGGCGCGCCGGTGGGCAGCATTGTCGTGCGTCGGAGCCTACCCCTCGCCTGA
- a CDS encoding LysE family translocator: MILSMIPIDTLAAFFMASILLALAPGPDNIFVLTQSALRGKSAGLLVTLGLCTGLLVHTTAVAFGVAVIFQASAVAFTALKLFGAAYLLYLAWHAFRASSQDISADRTNGMSAGRLYRRGIIMNVTNPKVSIFFMAFLPQFADPARGPLSLQMLLLGGVFIVSTILIFGGIALMAGFIGQWLSRSPKTQVVMNRVAGLVFVGLAVKLATVKR; the protein is encoded by the coding sequence ATGATCCTTTCAATGATACCGATCGACACCCTGGCAGCGTTCTTCATGGCGTCCATACTGCTGGCGCTGGCCCCAGGCCCGGACAACATCTTCGTGCTGACCCAGTCGGCCCTGCGCGGCAAGTCCGCCGGCCTGCTGGTGACCCTGGGCCTGTGCACGGGGCTGCTGGTGCATACCACCGCCGTGGCCTTTGGCGTGGCGGTCATTTTCCAGGCCTCGGCCGTAGCCTTTACGGCCCTCAAATTGTTTGGCGCCGCATATCTGCTCTACCTGGCCTGGCATGCCTTCCGGGCTTCGTCCCAGGATATCTCCGCCGACCGGACCAACGGGATGAGCGCCGGCCGCCTCTACCGGCGGGGCATCATCATGAATGTGACCAATCCCAAGGTGTCGATCTTCTTCATGGCTTTTTTGCCGCAGTTTGCCGATCCGGCCCGCGGCCCGCTGAGTCTTCAGATGCTTCTGCTGGGCGGTGTCTTCATCGTTTCCACAATCCTAATCTTCGGCGGCATCGCCTTGATGGCCGGTTTTATCGGGCAATGGCTCAGCCGTTCCCCGAAAACCCAGGTGGTTATGAACCGGGTGGCCGGGTTGGTTTTTGTGGGGTTGGCGGTGAAGTTGGCTACAGTTAAAAGATAG
- the murB gene encoding UDP-N-acetylmuramate dehydrogenase: MESRSDFSLKALNTFNVEAVARRYVRFDEEKEIFEFLGRQSLEEERLLVLGGGSNLLFVDDFDGTVLHPVLKGIDVLDADKRHIRVRVMAGENWDELAARAVASGWGGIENLSLIPGSVGASAVQNIGAYGVEAKDVIDSVEAIDIHSREKIVLPAEACGFGYRNSLFKGRWAGRHIITAVVFKLCRQPRFVLDYPGVREQVDALGTVTLDTLRQAIIAIRQAKLPDPADLGNAGSFFKNPVVELEPMHRLQARFADMPHYPQPDGRFKLSAGWMIDRCGWKGRRIGRAGVHDRQALVLVNRGGATGREILELSERVRRSVRETFGVNLEREVKVVP, translated from the coding sequence ATGGAAAGCCGGTCCGATTTTTCCCTCAAAGCCCTGAACACGTTCAATGTCGAAGCCGTTGCCCGGAGGTATGTCCGTTTCGATGAGGAGAAGGAGATTTTTGAATTTCTCGGCCGGCAATCGTTAGAAGAAGAGCGCCTTCTGGTGCTGGGAGGCGGCAGCAATCTTCTCTTCGTGGACGATTTCGACGGCACTGTGCTGCATCCGGTGCTCAAGGGAATCGACGTGCTCGATGCCGATAAGCGGCACATCCGGGTCCGGGTCATGGCCGGCGAGAACTGGGACGAGCTGGCGGCCCGTGCGGTGGCCAGCGGCTGGGGCGGCATCGAAAATCTCTCTTTGATTCCCGGCAGCGTGGGCGCCAGTGCCGTGCAGAACATCGGGGCGTACGGGGTGGAGGCCAAGGATGTCATCGACAGCGTCGAGGCCATCGACATCCACAGCCGCGAAAAAATCGTTCTCCCCGCCGAGGCGTGCGGTTTCGGATACCGGAACAGCCTCTTCAAGGGGCGTTGGGCCGGGCGCCACATCATTACGGCGGTCGTGTTCAAACTTTGCCGTCAACCACGATTCGTGCTCGATTATCCGGGGGTCCGGGAGCAGGTGGATGCCCTGGGGACGGTAACCCTGGATACACTTCGGCAGGCTATTATCGCCATCCGGCAGGCCAAGCTGCCCGATCCCGCCGATCTGGGCAACGCGGGCAGCTTTTTCAAAAATCCGGTGGTCGAACTCGAACCCATGCACCGGTTGCAGGCGCGTTTTGCCGATATGCCCCATTATCCCCAGCCGGACGGCCGGTTCAAGCTGTCCGCCGGCTGGATGATCGACCGCTGCGGCTGGAAAGGCCGGCGGATCGGCCGGGCCGGTGTGCATGACCGGCAGGCACTGGTGCTGGTAAACCGGGGAGGCGCCACGGGCAGGGAGATCCTGGAACTGTCCGAGCGCGTGCGCCGGTCGGTGCGCGAAACCTTTGGCGTGAATCTGGAGCGGGAGGTAAAGGTGGTCCCATGA
- a CDS encoding alpha amylase C-terminal domain-containing protein, with protein sequence MPTVTALVDLLIDADPYLTAHRTALIRRLAHIQAMRERITEGSVDLLDLASGHEHFGLHRKADGWTFREWAPNATAVYLVGDFCGWQEDAAFALTRLAADGQWAIDLPADALHHGDLFRLRVHWNGGAGDRIPAYARRVVQDPHTLIFNAQVWAPEQPYRWRCPDFRRPDQPVLIYEVHVGMAQEEEKVGSWREFTEAVLPRIITAGYNTIQLMAVQEHPYYGSFGYHVSNFFAASSRFGPPEDLMALIDTAHEAGIAVIMDLVHSHAVANTVEGLGLFDGTEYQYFHQGVRGRHHAWDSRCFDYGKPEVVHFLLSNCRYWLDAFHVDGFRFDGITSMLYTHHGLERAFSGYDDYFNDTVDEDALAYLALANEVIHRLRPDAITVAEDISGMPGLALPVAEGGVGFDYRFAMGIPDHWIRLTKDTPDENWPMGQLWYELTNRRKEERTISYTESHDQALVGDKTLMFRMADAAMYDHMCIDDPDLAVDRAMALHKMIRLITLATAGSGYLNFMGNEFGHPDWIDFPREGNGWSYRYARRQWHLVDDPGLKYRLLACFDRQMIRLFARFDLLAGGDPERLWDHDSDKVLIFMRAGWVFAFNFHPDRSWPDYGFPAPDGSYRMVLNTDDERFGGHGRLTADQRHHGLKDEHSPRGSRLSLYLPSRTAFVLQPQSS encoded by the coding sequence ATGCCCACTGTCACCGCCCTCGTCGATCTTCTGATAGACGCCGATCCTTACCTCACAGCCCATCGCACGGCGCTGATCCGGCGGCTTGCGCATATCCAGGCCATGCGCGAGCGGATCACCGAAGGAAGCGTGGATCTTCTGGACCTGGCATCGGGGCACGAGCACTTCGGCCTGCACCGCAAAGCCGACGGCTGGACCTTTAGGGAGTGGGCGCCCAATGCCACCGCCGTTTACCTGGTGGGCGATTTCTGTGGCTGGCAGGAGGATGCCGCCTTTGCGCTGACAAGGCTGGCTGCCGACGGCCAGTGGGCCATCGATCTGCCGGCGGATGCCCTGCATCACGGCGATCTGTTTCGCCTGCGGGTACACTGGAACGGTGGGGCCGGGGACCGCATCCCGGCCTATGCCCGCCGGGTGGTGCAGGACCCGCATACACTGATCTTCAACGCCCAGGTGTGGGCACCGGAGCAGCCCTACCGCTGGCGCTGCCCGGATTTCAGGCGGCCGGATCAGCCTGTCCTGATTTACGAGGTCCACGTGGGCATGGCCCAGGAGGAAGAGAAGGTCGGTTCCTGGCGCGAGTTCACGGAGGCGGTGCTGCCACGAATTATTACCGCCGGATACAACACGATCCAGCTCATGGCCGTCCAGGAGCACCCTTACTACGGCTCCTTCGGCTACCATGTGTCCAACTTTTTCGCTGCTTCCTCGCGCTTCGGCCCGCCGGAAGATCTCATGGCCCTGATCGACACAGCCCATGAAGCGGGCATCGCCGTGATCATGGACCTGGTCCACTCCCACGCGGTGGCCAACACCGTCGAGGGGCTGGGGCTGTTCGACGGCACGGAGTACCAGTACTTCCATCAGGGGGTGCGGGGCCGTCACCACGCCTGGGACAGCCGCTGCTTCGACTACGGCAAACCCGAGGTGGTTCACTTTCTGCTGTCCAATTGCCGCTATTGGCTGGACGCCTTTCATGTGGACGGCTTCCGCTTCGACGGCATCACCAGCATGCTGTACACCCATCACGGCCTGGAGCGGGCCTTTAGCGGGTACGACGACTACTTCAACGACACCGTGGACGAAGATGCCCTGGCCTACCTGGCCCTGGCCAACGAGGTCATCCACCGGCTGCGGCCAGATGCCATCACCGTGGCCGAAGATATCAGCGGCATGCCGGGCCTGGCCCTGCCCGTGGCCGAGGGCGGCGTGGGGTTCGACTACCGGTTTGCCATGGGGATTCCCGACCACTGGATCCGGTTGACCAAAGATACTCCCGACGAAAACTGGCCCATGGGCCAGCTGTGGTACGAGTTGACCAACCGGCGAAAAGAGGAGCGGACCATCAGCTATACCGAATCCCACGATCAGGCCCTGGTGGGGGACAAGACGTTGATGTTTCGCATGGCCGACGCCGCCATGTACGACCATATGTGCATCGACGACCCGGACCTGGCCGTGGATCGGGCCATGGCCCTGCACAAGATGATCCGGCTGATCACCCTGGCCACGGCGGGCAGCGGCTATCTCAACTTCATGGGCAACGAATTCGGCCATCCCGACTGGATCGACTTTCCCCGGGAGGGCAATGGCTGGAGCTACCGCTATGCCCGGCGCCAGTGGCACCTGGTGGACGACCCCGGTCTCAAGTATCGGTTGCTGGCGTGCTTCGACCGGCAGATGATCCGCCTGTTTGCGCGCTTCGATCTGCTGGCCGGCGGCGATCCCGAACGGCTGTGGGACCATGACAGCGACAAGGTGCTGATCTTCATGCGGGCCGGTTGGGTGTTCGCTTTCAACTTCCATCCGGATCGATCCTGGCCCGATTACGGTTTTCCCGCGCCGGACGGGTCCTACCGCATGGTATTGAATACCGACGACGAACGGTTCGGCGGCCACGGGCGCCTCACGGCCGATCAGCGCCATCACGGCCTGAAAGACGAGCATTCGCCCCGGGGCAGCCGGCTGTCCCTCTACCTTCCTTCCCGCACGGCATTTGTGCTGCAGCCCCAATCCAGCTGA
- a CDS encoding glycogen/starch synthase — protein MPSRKRNPRVLIVTPEVTYLPDRMGSLSQYLTAKAGGLADVSAALVSALFNEGADVHVALPDYRSIFHDRLAPFLAREQWAIRNVMPDDRVHLAEDRAFFYLNRVYSAYGGENTKLSLAFQREVINNIVPRVRPDLIHCNDWMTGLIPAMSRQMGVPCLFTIHNIHTVKSTLAHIEDRGIDAAYFWHHLFFEKFSSSYEEAWESNPVDFLASGVFAAHFVNTVSPRFLEEIVEGRHDFVEWPLRQELSNKFYAGCGTGILNAPDPAFNPQSDKLIACNYTAKDHPAGKLENKRRLQQQLGLIHDDHAPLFFWPSRLDPIQKGCQLLAEAFYGILSNHWDMNLQVVFVANGDFQSVFRDIVNHHGFHDRVAVCDFSEKMEHQAYAAADFILMPSLFEPCGLPQMIAPIYGALPVAHDTGGIHDTIVHLDADKDTGNGFLFENHDAAGLYWAVSQAIAFFKLPKTKKRRQIERIMQQSAATFNHANTARQYIDLYEKMLERPLIN, from the coding sequence ATGCCGTCGCGCAAAAGGAATCCACGGGTGCTCATCGTTACCCCGGAAGTGACCTATCTGCCCGATCGCATGGGCAGCCTCTCCCAATACCTGACGGCCAAGGCCGGCGGCCTGGCCGATGTTTCGGCCGCTTTGGTCAGTGCCCTGTTCAACGAAGGGGCCGACGTCCATGTGGCCCTTCCGGACTATCGGTCGATTTTCCATGATCGGCTGGCGCCCTTTCTCGCGCGGGAGCAGTGGGCCATTCGCAACGTCATGCCCGACGACCGGGTCCACCTGGCCGAGGACCGGGCCTTTTTCTACCTCAACCGGGTCTACTCGGCCTACGGCGGCGAGAACACCAAACTCTCTTTGGCGTTTCAACGGGAAGTGATCAACAACATCGTACCCCGGGTGCGGCCGGATTTGATCCACTGCAACGACTGGATGACCGGCCTGATTCCGGCCATGTCCCGTCAGATGGGCGTTCCCTGCCTGTTTACCATCCACAACATCCATACGGTAAAGTCCACGCTGGCCCACATCGAGGACCGCGGCATCGACGCGGCCTATTTCTGGCACCATCTTTTCTTCGAGAAATTCTCATCCAGTTACGAAGAGGCCTGGGAATCCAACCCCGTTGACTTTCTGGCCAGCGGCGTGTTTGCGGCCCACTTCGTCAATACGGTCAGCCCCCGTTTTCTCGAAGAGATCGTCGAAGGCCGCCACGATTTCGTGGAATGGCCGCTCCGGCAGGAGTTGAGCAACAAGTTTTATGCCGGCTGCGGAACCGGCATTCTCAATGCGCCCGATCCGGCGTTCAATCCCCAATCGGACAAGCTGATCGCGTGCAATTACACCGCCAAGGACCATCCGGCCGGAAAGCTGGAGAACAAGCGCCGATTGCAGCAACAGCTGGGACTGATTCACGACGACCATGCCCCGCTGTTTTTCTGGCCGTCGCGCCTGGACCCGATTCAAAAGGGCTGCCAGCTTTTGGCCGAAGCCTTTTACGGCATCCTGTCCAACCACTGGGACATGAATTTGCAGGTGGTGTTCGTGGCCAACGGAGACTTCCAGTCGGTTTTTCGGGATATCGTCAACCACCATGGCTTTCACGACCGGGTGGCTGTATGCGACTTCAGCGAGAAAATGGAACATCAGGCCTATGCGGCCGCTGATTTCATTCTCATGCCGTCGCTGTTCGAACCCTGCGGCCTGCCGCAGATGATCGCCCCCATTTACGGGGCGCTGCCCGTGGCCCATGACACCGGCGGGATTCACGACACCATCGTTCACCTTGATGCGGATAAGGACACCGGCAACGGATTCCTGTTCGAAAACCACGATGCGGCCGGGCTTTACTGGGCCGTGAGCCAGGCCATCGCGTTCTTCAAGCTGCCAAAAACCAAAAAACGCCGGCAGATCGAACGGATCATGCAGCAGAGCGCCGCCACCTTCAACCATGCCAATACGGCCCGGCAGTATATCGACCTTTACGAGAAGATGCTGGAACGGCCGCTGATCAATTGA
- the glgP gene encoding alpha-glucan family phosphorylase: MRSIQTFQVFPYVPEPLSFLETLSRNLWWSWNQNAIELFRRVNPPLWEASGRNPIIFATLIPQERLEELAQDDSYLAHLNHVRRRFENRVLNQTDGESPWDQGELVAYFSMEFGIHETLPLFAGGLGILAGDHLKAASGMKIPLVGVGLLYREGYFRQFLDNDGWQQEEYPETDLFHLPLTKEKDSQGNDMVIRLTAAGHDIRALVWKVQVGRIPLILLDTNLHDNPPEIRDITARLYTGDQHIRLAQEVLLGIGGMRALETLGMEPTVCHLNEGHCAFVGIERLRQIMQRYDIDLETAREVVPRTTVFTTHTPVAAGHDEFPPAMVKPYLESFAGDFGMTADQMVALGQPDGAMPESPFSMFILGLRTAQYINGVSKLHGKVARHMWSHVWPTRSDDETPITHVTNGVHIPTVLAPEIKLLYERHLGPRWNMGSTIPDNVKRIDDIFDEELWQAHEMSRSRLIRMVREMMHRQYGRRNAPMNVMKAVDSVLDQDTLTIAFARRFATYKRAHLLFRDPDRLEAIINSKDRPVQFIFAGKAHPKDNEGKGIIRSLVDFGRRINLRHRLVFLEDYDMHIARYLVQGADVWLNTPRRPMEACGTSGMKAALNGVLNVSTMDGWWCEAYSPKLGWRIGNGEEYQDHNFQDSVESQALYNIIENEIAPLYYDRPNGGMPTAWLKMMKASMKMAMAGFCSLRMMSEYEERFYLPASHGFEVLVTDGGAEARKLSEQHRRYMEKWGQIRLSAPIASASGPFRVNQSFDVSTVVQTGELRPEELNVELYYGKIKHVDRIDDPHVKMMHVRESRSDGAYLYGCTLPCSDSGRYGFTVRVTPNADAWIRYRPELLTWA; encoded by the coding sequence ATGAGGTCCATACAGACATTCCAGGTTTTTCCCTATGTTCCCGAGCCGCTATCCTTTCTCGAGACGCTGTCGCGCAATTTGTGGTGGAGCTGGAACCAGAATGCCATCGAGTTGTTCCGCCGCGTCAATCCGCCCTTGTGGGAAGCATCGGGGAGAAACCCCATTATTTTCGCCACCCTTATTCCCCAGGAGCGCCTCGAAGAACTGGCCCAGGATGACAGTTACCTGGCCCATCTGAACCATGTGCGCCGGCGATTCGAAAACCGGGTGCTCAATCAGACCGACGGCGAAAGTCCCTGGGACCAGGGGGAACTGGTGGCCTACTTTTCCATGGAATTCGGCATCCACGAAACCCTGCCGCTTTTCGCCGGCGGGTTGGGCATTCTCGCCGGGGACCACCTCAAAGCCGCCTCGGGCATGAAGATTCCCCTGGTTGGCGTGGGCCTGCTCTACCGCGAGGGCTACTTTCGCCAGTTTCTGGACAACGACGGGTGGCAGCAGGAGGAGTATCCGGAAACCGATCTTTTCCACCTGCCCCTGACCAAGGAGAAGGACAGCCAGGGCAACGACATGGTGATTCGCCTGACCGCTGCCGGCCACGATATCCGCGCCCTGGTGTGGAAGGTCCAGGTCGGCCGGATTCCCCTGATCCTGCTGGACACCAACCTGCACGACAATCCGCCCGAAATCCGCGATATCACGGCGCGGCTATACACCGGCGATCAGCACATCCGGCTGGCCCAGGAAGTCCTGCTGGGGATCGGCGGCATGCGGGCGCTGGAGACGCTGGGCATGGAGCCCACGGTGTGCCACCTTAACGAAGGACACTGCGCCTTCGTGGGCATCGAACGGCTGCGCCAGATCATGCAGCGGTATGACATCGACCTGGAAACCGCGCGGGAGGTGGTGCCGCGCACCACGGTATTCACCACCCACACGCCGGTGGCCGCCGGGCACGACGAGTTCCCGCCCGCGATGGTCAAACCCTACTTAGAGTCCTTCGCCGGCGATTTCGGCATGACCGCCGACCAGATGGTAGCCCTGGGACAGCCCGACGGCGCGATGCCGGAGTCGCCTTTTTCCATGTTTATCCTGGGGCTGCGCACCGCCCAGTACATCAATGGGGTGAGCAAACTGCACGGGAAGGTGGCCCGCCATATGTGGTCCCACGTCTGGCCCACCCGCTCCGACGACGAGACGCCCATCACCCACGTCACCAATGGCGTGCACATTCCCACGGTGCTGGCCCCGGAGATCAAACTGCTCTACGAACGCCACCTGGGCCCCCGGTGGAACATGGGCTCCACCATCCCCGACAATGTCAAGCGCATCGACGATATCTTCGACGAGGAACTCTGGCAGGCCCACGAGATGAGCCGTTCCCGCCTGATCCGTATGGTCCGGGAAATGATGCACCGCCAGTACGGCCGGCGCAACGCACCCATGAACGTCATGAAGGCCGTGGATTCGGTGCTCGACCAGGATACCCTTACCATCGCCTTCGCCCGGCGGTTCGCCACCTACAAGCGCGCCCATCTGCTGTTCAGGGATCCGGACCGCCTGGAGGCCATCATCAATTCGAAAGACCGGCCGGTGCAGTTCATTTTCGCCGGCAAAGCCCATCCCAAGGACAACGAAGGCAAGGGGATCATCCGCAGCCTGGTGGATTTCGGCCGGCGTATCAACCTCCGCCACCGGCTCGTTTTTCTCGAGGACTACGACATGCACATCGCCCGCTATCTGGTCCAGGGCGCCGACGTCTGGCTCAATACCCCCCGGCGGCCCATGGAGGCCTGCGGCACCTCGGGCATGAAGGCGGCCTTGAACGGTGTGTTGAACGTCAGCACCATGGATGGCTGGTGGTGCGAAGCATACAGCCCGAAGCTGGGCTGGCGCATCGGCAACGGCGAGGAGTACCAGGACCATAACTTCCAGGATTCGGTCGAAAGCCAGGCCCTGTACAACATCATCGAAAACGAGATCGCTCCCCTTTACTACGACCGTCCCAACGGCGGGATGCCCACGGCGTGGCTGAAGATGATGAAGGCTTCCATGAAAATGGCCATGGCCGGTTTCTGCAGCCTGCGCATGATGTCGGAATACGAAGAGCGTTTTTATCTGCCGGCCAGCCACGGGTTCGAGGTGCTGGTGACCGACGGCGGCGCCGAGGCGCGAAAGCTCAGCGAGCAGCACCGACGTTACATGGAAAAATGGGGGCAGATCCGGCTGTCCGCACCCATTGCCAGCGCCAGCGGGCCCTTTCGGGTCAACCAGTCCTTCGATGTCTCCACGGTAGTCCAGACCGGCGAGTTGCGGCCGGAGGAGTTGAACGTAGAGCTGTACTATGGCAAAATAAAGCATGTGGACCGAATCGACGACCCCCATGTGAAGATGATGCACGTGCGGGAAAGCCGTTCGGATGGGGCCTATCTTTACGGGTGCACGCTGCCGTGCAGCGATTCGGGGCGCTACGGATTCACCGTGCGGGTGACTCCCAACGCGGACGCGTGGATCCGCTACCGGCCGGAACTGCTGACCTGGGCCTGA
- a CDS encoding isoamylase early set domain-containing protein, with amino-acid sequence MSLKKQYLKNKERCKVTFRLPKAAAPKAKTIHIVGEFNDWSTVKTPMKRLKSGEFTAVVELAPGRDYQFRYLIDQTFWENDWDADRYVKSDFGDCDNSVVAV; translated from the coding sequence GTGAGTTTGAAAAAACAGTATCTAAAAAACAAGGAGCGGTGTAAAGTGACTTTCCGGCTTCCCAAAGCGGCGGCCCCGAAGGCCAAGACGATCCATATCGTTGGTGAATTCAACGACTGGAGCACGGTAAAGACGCCCATGAAACGTTTGAAAAGCGGTGAATTCACCGCCGTTGTCGAGCTGGCGCCGGGGCGGGATTACCAGTTCCGCTACCTGATCGACCAGACTTTCTGGGAGAACGACTGGGATGCCGACCGCTATGTGAAGAGCGATTTTGGAGATTGCGACAATTCAGTCGTGGCCGTCTAA